One genomic region from Oculatellaceae cyanobacterium encodes:
- a CDS encoding ATP-binding protein, translating into MSIVNQLTTTGNQQQTRPVLVVEDPKGKRIINLDKNIYSLGRSSLNSIVLNSRIVSRHHATLLRVTDTENETYLFQIIDGNLQGQHSTNGLIINGRSCWSKALQHKDLIIFGGNVQASYFVIDANLSDEDIFEYCEQEKSLKYQSFANETFETLVPDDISVDPSSEAALLRLASFPELLPTPIIEIDLQGKITYCNPATLVQFPDVQELQLNHPILLGILSVVQNEKKEFFVREVEVENAIFEQSVHYIAESNLIRIYLGDITKRKQAEKEREQLLISEQAARAEAEAANRMKDEFLATLSHELRTPLNAMIGWTSLLRSRKLDEKTVSRAIETIERNTRSLAQLIEDVLDVSRIIRGKLRLNVRSVKLIPIIEAAIETIRPAADAKNIQIECFLDAAVPPILGDANRLQQVVWNLLSNAVKFTPQSSRVEVRLLLSTDTEMQGNSAQIRVSDAGIGINPDFLPHVFDRFSQADSSTTRAHGGLGLGLAIVRHLVELQGGTVKAESAGEGLGATFLVNLPLIAANQELAVATPEAENTTKPHSVVSIQPPVRSLAGLRVLVVDDQADTREFLITMLHEYGAEATAVETVSEALETLQHWKPNVLISDIGMPGEDGYALIRKIRAMTTEEGGNIPAIALTGYASASDRTQALLAGFQIHVPKPIDAVELAVVVGKLTGRIIN; encoded by the coding sequence ATGTCAATTGTTAATCAGTTAACTACAACTGGTAATCAACAACAAACACGCCCGGTTTTGGTGGTTGAAGATCCTAAAGGAAAACGTATAATTAATCTTGATAAAAATATTTATTCACTGGGTCGCAGTTCCTTAAATTCTATCGTTCTTAATTCGCGGATTGTTTCTCGTCATCATGCAACATTACTGCGTGTTACTGATACAGAAAATGAAACTTATTTATTTCAAATAATTGATGGAAATTTACAGGGTCAACATAGTACTAATGGCTTAATTATTAATGGTAGATCGTGTTGGTCAAAAGCTCTCCAACATAAAGATTTAATTATATTTGGAGGTAATGTACAAGCTAGTTATTTTGTGATCGATGCTAATTTATCAGATGAAGATATTTTTGAATATTGTGAGCAAGAAAAATCACTTAAGTATCAATCTTTCGCCAATGAGACATTTGAAACGTTAGTTCCAGATGATATTTCTGTTGATCCTTCTAGTGAAGCCGCATTACTGAGACTTGCGTCTTTCCCTGAGCTTTTACCTACACCGATTATTGAAATTGATTTACAGGGTAAAATTACTTATTGTAATCCTGCTACACTTGTGCAATTTCCAGATGTTCAGGAATTACAGCTTAATCATCCAATATTATTAGGAATACTTTCAGTAGTTCAAAATGAAAAAAAGGAATTTTTTGTTAGAGAAGTGGAAGTTGAAAATGCGATATTTGAACAATCTGTTCACTATATTGCTGAAAGTAATTTAATCCGAATTTACTTAGGAGATATTACTAAACGTAAACAAGCAGAAAAAGAACGCGAACAACTACTTATTAGTGAGCAAGCAGCACGCGCTGAGGCTGAAGCAGCTAATCGCATGAAGGATGAGTTTCTGGCTACACTTTCTCATGAACTTCGTACACCCTTAAATGCCATGATCGGGTGGACAAGTTTGTTGCGTAGCCGGAAATTAGATGAGAAAACTGTCAGTCGTGCTATTGAAACAATTGAGCGCAATACTAGATCTTTGGCGCAACTGATCGAAGATGTCTTAGATGTTTCACGGATTATTAGGGGTAAGTTACGCTTAAATGTTCGTTCGGTCAAACTAATTCCTATAATTGAGGCGGCGATAGAAACTATACGCCCTGCGGCAGACGCTAAAAATATTCAAATTGAATGTTTTTTAGACGCTGCTGTACCGCCAATTTTAGGTGATGCAAATCGTTTACAACAAGTTGTATGGAATTTGCTTTCTAATGCAGTTAAGTTTACACCTCAATCTAGCCGTGTTGAAGTTAGGCTGCTATTGAGTACAGATACGGAAATGCAAGGTAATTCTGCTCAGATTCGGGTAAGCGATGCGGGTATAGGAATCAATCCTGATTTTTTACCTCATGTGTTTGATCGTTTTAGTCAAGCAGATAGTTCTACTACTAGGGCGCATGGTGGATTAGGACTTGGGTTGGCGATAGTGCGACACTTAGTAGAACTCCAAGGTGGAACTGTCAAAGCAGAAAGTGCAGGGGAAGGATTAGGAGCAACTTTCCTGGTAAATTTGCCCTTAATAGCGGCAAATCAAGAATTAGCAGTAGCTACTCCAGAAGCAGAAAATACTACTAAGCCTCACTCTGTAGTTTCGATTCAGCCTCCTGTGCGATCGCTTGCTGGTTTACGTGTGTTAGTAGTAGATGATCAAGCTGATACACGTGAGTTTCTAATTACAATGCTGCACGAGTATGGCGCTGAGGCAACAGCAGTAGAAACAGTAAGTGAAGCACTCGAAACACTACAACATTGGAAGCCAAATGTTTTAATCAGCGATATCGGAATGCCTGGAGAGGATGGTTACGCACTAATTCGCAAAATTAGGGCAATGACTACAGAAGAAGGTGGGAATATTCCGGCGATCGCACTCACAGGTTATGCTAGTGCAAGCGATCGCACACAAGCCTTATTAGCAGGCTTTCAGATCCACGTCCCCAAGCCAATTGATGCAGTTGAGTTAGCTGTGGTTGTCGGGAAACTTACTGGAAGAATAATAAATTAA
- a CDS encoding type II toxin-antitoxin system HicA family toxin has product MGKLRVLSAAEACQILAKHDFVQVRRKGSHIIMQRRLSYTTLTVPIPDYPELRIGTLQSIIRQSGLARYLFEVEQ; this is encoded by the coding sequence TTGGGTAAACTGCGGGTACTGTCAGCAGCAGAAGCTTGTCAAATTTTAGCCAAACATGATTTTGTTCAAGTTCGGCGAAAAGGTAGCCATATTATTATGCAAAGAAGGCTATCATATACGACGCTGACAGTACCTATACCTGATTACCCAGAATTGCGAATTGGTACATTGCAGTCAATCATTCGTCAATCTGGTTTGGCTCGTTATCTGTTTGAGGTTGAGCAATAA
- a CDS encoding cysteine synthase family protein, with amino-acid sequence MELLKNSIKLNRVNPQLRSALSNDVSEAVGMVPIVRLNRLGELCQQHDFYLKLESCNPGGSIKEKNAVYLIKDAEKRGLLTPGGTIVESSSGNFGIGLAMIGAARGYQVVIVVDAKTAPPMRRMLEAYGAELVDVPLSAADANGSMQVARMQKAKELASQIPAAWYPCQHQNPRNTNAHEVFTAREIEVAFGGAPDVIVVGVSTAGQLGGISRYFKKHYPKTRIVGVDVAGSVVFGTPAHPYKMTGLGLSFVPPNFDPKVLDAAYSVNDRLAFSVCHVLARKEGLLLGGSTGAIVAAALAYASRISSHERILMLNPDRGDRYLETVYNRTWLREQGINLLQEPELTETIKSMAPVPQQIFMPA; translated from the coding sequence ATGGAATTATTAAAAAATTCGATTAAATTGAATAGAGTTAACCCACAACTGAGGTCAGCTTTATCAAATGATGTGAGTGAAGCTGTTGGTATGGTACCAATTGTGAGATTAAATCGCTTAGGCGAGTTGTGCCAACAACATGATTTTTATCTAAAACTAGAATCTTGCAATCCTGGTGGCAGTATTAAGGAAAAAAATGCTGTTTATCTGATTAAAGATGCAGAAAAACGGGGGTTATTAACACCTGGAGGCACAATTGTAGAATCAAGTTCTGGTAATTTCGGCATTGGATTAGCCATGATTGGTGCGGCGCGTGGCTACCAAGTGGTGATTGTGGTAGATGCAAAAACTGCCCCCCCGATGCGACGAATGCTAGAAGCTTATGGTGCAGAACTTGTGGATGTCCCCCTCAGTGCTGCTGATGCCAATGGCTCGATGCAGGTAGCGCGGATGCAGAAAGCTAAAGAACTCGCAAGTCAAATCCCAGCAGCTTGGTATCCTTGCCAACATCAGAATCCGCGTAATACTAATGCCCATGAAGTTTTTACGGCACGGGAGATTGAGGTGGCTTTTGGCGGTGCGCCGGATGTGATTGTTGTTGGTGTTAGTACAGCCGGACAGTTGGGCGGTATTAGTCGTTATTTTAAGAAGCACTATCCTAAAACGCGGATTGTCGGTGTGGATGTAGCAGGTTCAGTAGTATTTGGAACTCCTGCCCATCCCTATAAAATGACGGGTTTAGGTTTGTCATTTGTACCACCGAATTTTGATCCAAAAGTGCTGGATGCTGCTTATTCAGTGAATGACAGACTGGCTTTTTCCGTCTGTCATGTTTTGGCTCGTAAAGAGGGATTGTTACTGGGAGGATCTACAGGGGCAATAGTTGCTGCGGCTCTGGCGTATGCCAGTAGAATTAGTAGCCATGAGCGTATACTAATGCTGAATCCAGATCGCGGCGATCGCTATTTGGAAACAGTCTATAACCGTACCTGGCTGCGCGAGCAAGGTATTAATCTGTTACAGGAGCCAGAATTGACAGAAACTATTAAATCTATGGCTCCAGTACCTCAGCAGATTTTTATGCCAGCGTAG
- a CDS encoding aminotransferase class IV, producing MLEATPIVWHNGKLVEREQAAPSIASHSLHLGIGVFDGIMAYWNGNHYYIHCLDAHLDRLRNGATQMGLEFPWSNADLKLGILSLLDQLPATNYYIRPIVYRSVPQLSFNDLMPVDVTILAVTIARDVDKSLTCHISPYERISGNAIPLAWKICGTYVNSYLARRAAQVAGFNDAILLDQQGRITEAAVANLFLIQKEKLVTPALTPHIFPGITRLTIIDIAKSLQLQVEERDIKPTDLENFDGAFLAATMMELKPLSTIHPYKYDTSNHPLFRSCLKEFQEITHQ from the coding sequence ATGCTTGAAGCAACTCCGATTGTTTGGCATAATGGCAAACTGGTTGAACGTGAACAAGCTGCACCTTCTATTGCTAGCCATTCTCTCCACTTAGGAATCGGTGTTTTTGATGGCATCATGGCTTATTGGAATGGTAATCATTATTACATTCATTGCTTGGATGCACATTTAGATCGCCTCCGCAATGGTGCGACACAGATGGGGCTAGAATTTCCCTGGTCAAATGCAGATTTAAAATTAGGTATTTTATCACTTTTAGATCAATTACCTGCAACAAATTATTACATCAGACCAATTGTTTACCGTTCAGTACCACAACTAAGCTTTAATGATTTGATGCCTGTTGATGTGACCATTTTAGCGGTGACGATTGCTCGTGATGTAGATAAATCTTTAACTTGCCACATTTCGCCTTATGAACGCATCTCAGGTAACGCCATTCCTTTAGCATGGAAAATATGCGGAACGTATGTAAATAGTTATCTAGCTCGTCGTGCGGCACAAGTAGCTGGATTTAATGATGCTATTTTACTCGATCAACAAGGTCGAATTACTGAAGCAGCAGTAGCCAATCTTTTTTTAATCCAAAAAGAGAAATTAGTTACTCCTGCCTTAACTCCCCATATCTTCCCTGGAATTACCCGTTTAACAATTATTGATATTGCTAAAAGCCTCCAACTCCAGGTAGAGGAACGGGATATTAAACCTACTGATTTAGAAAATTTTGACGGAGCCTTTCTAGCTGCTACTATGATGGAATTAAAGCCACTATCGACTATTCATCCTTATAAATACGATACATCAAATCATCCTCTATTTCGTAGCTGTTTAAAAGAATTTCAAGAAATCACACATCAGTAA
- a CDS encoding DUF697 domain-containing protein, which yields MAVKLRRPILVGGIGLSLSLWLLQSLHHSMAQLGEFTVLGAIALGGGFWFFQKRTSPQVDISPIASTMERETVEKAIAQVETAITILESEAENHPANLQLRQQVVQVTAELDRKVNRIAVTGGKNVGKTTLVKLLENSCFQNQQPSFSETTALFTANDADVITNQVAIASDLILFLTAADLTDPEFQTLQQMAKSHQKIMLVFNKQDQYVPDERLVILNQLRQRMQGILNKDDVVAIAAEPGLVKVRQHQPDGSLQEWMEKPAANIAPLTQQLEQILSHSAQQLILASAYRQAVNLKTEAKTVLNQVRRERALPIIEQYQWIVAATALANPVPALDLLATAAINAQLIIDLGNVYQQNFSLQQAQTIASTIGSLMVKLGLVELSTQAVGGMLKSNAITFVAGGVVQGVSAAYLTRLAGLSLIEYFQVQETATTTGGLFNIEQLSETLKQVFLENQRVAFLQAFIKQGVARLMPESTQPEIMVAETAALP from the coding sequence ATGGCAGTGAAATTGCGCCGTCCGATTTTAGTTGGTGGAATTGGGTTATCTTTATCGCTGTGGCTGTTGCAAAGTTTGCATCACTCAATGGCTCAATTAGGAGAGTTTACAGTATTAGGCGCGATCGCACTTGGTGGTGGTTTCTGGTTTTTCCAAAAACGCACGTCCCCTCAAGTTGATATATCACCGATAGCATCAACAATGGAACGGGAAACGGTAGAAAAAGCGATCGCTCAAGTTGAAACAGCGATTACTATACTAGAATCTGAAGCAGAAAATCATCCCGCTAATTTGCAATTAAGGCAGCAAGTTGTCCAAGTAACAGCAGAGTTAGACAGAAAAGTTAATCGTATAGCTGTTACAGGTGGTAAAAATGTCGGTAAAACAACTTTAGTAAAACTTCTAGAAAATAGTTGCTTCCAAAACCAGCAACCGAGTTTTAGCGAGACAACAGCATTATTTACAGCGAATGATGCTGATGTTATTACCAATCAGGTAGCGATCGCTTCTGATTTAATCTTATTTCTCACTGCTGCTGATTTGACTGATCCAGAGTTTCAAACTCTGCAACAAATGGCTAAATCTCATCAAAAAATTATGCTTGTTTTTAATAAACAAGACCAGTATGTACCTGATGAAAGATTAGTAATTTTAAACCAACTGCGACAACGGATGCAGGGTATATTGAATAAAGATGATGTAGTAGCGATCGCAGCTGAACCAGGACTTGTTAAAGTACGTCAGCATCAGCCGGATGGTTCATTACAAGAGTGGATGGAAAAACCAGCAGCTAATATCGCACCTTTGACACAACAGCTAGAGCAAATATTATCCCACTCAGCACAACAATTAATTTTGGCTAGTGCTTATCGACAAGCGGTTAACTTGAAAACAGAGGCGAAAACTGTATTAAATCAAGTACGACGCGAGCGCGCTCTACCTATAATTGAGCAATATCAATGGATAGTCGCTGCTACAGCTTTGGCTAACCCAGTTCCCGCACTTGATTTATTAGCAACTGCCGCTATTAATGCCCAACTAATTATAGATTTGGGTAATGTTTATCAGCAAAACTTCTCACTACAACAAGCGCAAACTATAGCCAGCACGATAGGTAGTTTAATGGTTAAGCTGGGATTAGTCGAGCTTTCCACTCAAGCCGTTGGCGGTATGCTCAAAAGCAATGCTATTACTTTTGTTGCTGGTGGCGTAGTACAGGGAGTAAGTGCCGCTTACCTGACCAGATTAGCAGGGTTAAGTTTGATAGAATATTTCCAAGTTCAGGAAACTGCTACAACTACAGGTGGATTATTTAATATTGAACAACTAAGTGAAACGCTTAAACAAGTATTTCTAGAAAATCAACGGGTAGCTTTTTTGCAAGCATTTATCAAGCAAGGAGTAGCACGTTTGATGCCCGAATCAACCCAACCTGAAATTATGGTAGCTGAAACAGCAGCGCTTCCCTAA
- a CDS encoding type II toxin-antitoxin system HicB family antitoxin has translation MQQFTAIIEREGSGYVSLCPEIDIASQGCNIEEARNNLVEALELFFETADPKEIQNRLHSEIFITRVEVNIG, from the coding sequence ATGCAACAATTTACAGCAATTATTGAACGCGAAGGCAGTGGATATGTATCCCTCTGTCCCGAAATTGATATTGCTAGTCAAGGCTGTAATATTGAAGAGGCACGCAACAATTTAGTTGAAGCATTAGAACTATTTTTTGAAACTGCCGATCCTAAAGAGATACAGAATAGATTACATTCGGAAATTTTTATTACTCGTGTGGAAGTAAATATTGGGTAA
- a CDS encoding serine/threonine-protein kinase, with protein sequence MSYCLNPACQKPQNPAGTNFCLACGTKLQLKDRYRAIAPIGEGGFGRTFLAEDTDRLNTHCVIKQLFPLLQIQGSSGAMSKASLLFEQEARRLLELGEQHPQIPTLFGYFEQNKILYLVQQYIEGQDLDQELEQQGAFSEQQIIELLNDLLPVLQFVHENQVIHRDIKPTNIVRRRSDRKFVLIDFGVSKQLSATGLAKTGTRTGTEGFAPIEQLRGGKAFPASDLYSLGVTCIHLLTAAQIDELYDPLEGNWLWKEQLNKKGVTVSDHLTQVLDKILQEYVKERYQSAAEVLKDLNQLETFPVVSNDNNITNTQITSPIEPVPLAPQPQPQIQTWEFVRTLTGHSNLVRSVAFSLDGKILASGSWDNTIKLWNIETSQLIHTLTGHSDPVSTVVFSPDNQVIASGSADGSIKLWQTSNGKLMRSLRGHTDWIKSVAISPNGETLASGSDDNTIKIWQIDSGVLINTLFGHLYPVSSVTFSPDGQILASCSSDHTIKLWQANDGKLIRTLTGHTDWIKSIAITPDCQTLVSGSRDNTIKLWEISTGKLIRTLKGHSKGVWWVAIAPDGKIIASASSDNTINLWRSNTGELSQTLKDHAKGVRCVAFSPDHRTLASGSAENTITLWRSN encoded by the coding sequence ATGAGCTATTGCCTCAACCCCGCTTGCCAAAAGCCACAGAACCCTGCGGGGACAAACTTTTGCCTCGCCTGTGGGACAAAATTACAACTGAAAGATCGTTATCGTGCCATTGCGCCAATTGGTGAAGGGGGTTTTGGTAGAACCTTCTTAGCTGAAGATACAGACAGGCTTAACACCCATTGTGTGATTAAGCAACTATTTCCTTTGCTACAAATTCAGGGCAGTAGTGGTGCAATGTCTAAAGCCAGCTTGCTATTTGAACAAGAAGCAAGACGTTTGTTGGAATTAGGAGAACAACATCCTCAAATTCCTACACTATTTGGTTACTTTGAGCAAAACAAAATTTTGTATTTGGTACAGCAATATATTGAAGGGCAGGATTTAGATCAAGAATTAGAACAGCAAGGAGCATTTAGCGAACAACAAATTATAGAATTATTAAATGATTTATTACCTGTATTACAATTTGTCCATGAAAATCAGGTAATTCACCGAGATATTAAGCCTACAAATATTGTGCGACGGCGGAGCGATCGCAAATTTGTGTTAATTGATTTCGGTGTATCTAAACAGCTAAGTGCCACAGGTTTAGCTAAAACGGGTACAAGAACTGGTACAGAAGGATTTGCACCTATTGAACAACTGCGCGGCGGTAAAGCGTTTCCAGCTAGTGATCTCTACAGCTTAGGTGTTACTTGTATTCATTTGCTGACAGCAGCGCAAATTGATGAGCTTTATGATCCATTAGAAGGTAATTGGTTATGGAAAGAACAGTTAAATAAAAAAGGAGTAACCGTTAGCGATCACCTAACTCAAGTTTTGGATAAAATTCTCCAAGAATATGTTAAAGAACGCTATCAATCCGCCGCAGAAGTGCTGAAAGATCTTAATCAGTTAGAAACATTTCCAGTTGTTTCTAATGACAATAATATTACTAATACCCAGATCACCTCTCCAATAGAACCTGTTCCATTAGCACCACAACCACAACCTCAAATTCAAACTTGGGAATTTGTTCGCACCCTTACAGGACACTCTAACTTAGTTCGTTCTGTTGCTTTTAGTTTAGATGGTAAAATTCTTGCTAGTGGTAGTTGGGATAACACTATCAAGTTATGGAATATAGAGACTAGCCAGCTAATTCACACTTTAACAGGACATTCAGATCCAGTTTCTACGGTGGTTTTTAGTCCAGATAATCAAGTTATTGCTAGTGGCAGTGCTGATGGTAGTATTAAGCTCTGGCAAACCTCTAATGGTAAGCTAATGCGTAGTCTTAGAGGTCATACCGACTGGATTAAATCTGTAGCCATTAGTCCAAATGGGGAAACACTTGCTAGTGGTAGCGATGATAACACTATCAAGATTTGGCAGATTGATAGCGGTGTATTAATTAATACATTATTTGGGCATTTATATCCAGTTTCTTCTGTAACATTTAGCCCTGATGGGCAAATTTTGGCAAGTTGTAGTTCAGATCACACAATCAAGCTATGGCAAGCTAACGATGGGAAACTAATTCGTACTCTTACTGGTCATACAGACTGGATCAAATCTATAGCTATTACTCCTGATTGCCAAACTCTTGTAAGTGGCAGTAGAGACAATACTATTAAGTTATGGGAAATTTCTACTGGGAAACTAATTCGTACACTTAAGGGTCATTCTAAAGGTGTTTGGTGGGTGGCGATCGCTCCCGATGGCAAAATTATTGCTAGTGCCAGTAGTGACAATACCATCAACCTCTGGCGCAGTAATACTGGTGAACTGAGCCAAACCCTAAAAGACCATGCCAAGGGGGTTAGATGTGTCGCGTTTAGTCCAGATCATCGAACTCTTGCTAGTGGTAGTGCTGAAAATACCATCACTCTTTGGCGTTCTAATTGA
- a CDS encoding DUF305 domain-containing protein, whose translation MKTSFLISLVAIASVAGGVITGCSTSSQTPNQVSNTASNNSSTGNNADHSSHSGHGSGNHDMAMDLGSADANYDLRFIDAMTPHHQGAVEMAKQAQQKSQRPEIKKLASEIINAQNKEIGQLKQWRKAWYPKAGTQLVAYGGAGKSTVPMSDEQKQSMMMSQDLGAADAEFDLRFINAMIPHHEGAITMANDALAKSQHAEIKKLSQNIVASQQKEIDQMKQWRKAWYKQ comes from the coding sequence ATGAAAACGAGCTTTTTGATTAGTTTGGTGGCGATCGCATCCGTCGCAGGTGGAGTTATTACAGGGTGTTCCACTTCTTCACAAACTCCAAACCAAGTTTCCAACACTGCCTCAAACAATTCCAGTACTGGAAACAACGCCGACCACAGTAGTCATTCTGGACATGGTAGTGGCAACCATGATATGGCTATGGACTTGGGTTCAGCAGATGCTAACTATGATCTGCGATTTATTGATGCCATGACACCACACCATCAAGGCGCGGTAGAAATGGCAAAACAAGCTCAACAAAAATCCCAACGCCCAGAAATTAAAAAATTAGCATCCGAAATTATCAATGCTCAAAATAAAGAAATTGGGCAGTTAAAACAGTGGCGGAAAGCTTGGTATCCCAAAGCTGGAACTCAATTAGTTGCTTATGGAGGCGCGGGCAAATCTACAGTCCCAATGTCAGATGAGCAAAAACAGAGCATGATGATGTCTCAAGATTTAGGGGCGGCGGATGCTGAGTTTGATTTACGCTTCATTAATGCCATGATTCCCCACCATGAGGGAGCTATCACAATGGCTAATGATGCGTTGGCTAAGTCTCAGCACGCAGAAATTAAGAAATTATCTCAAAATATTGTGGCTTCCCAGCAGAAAGAAATTGACCAAATGAAGCAGTGGCGCAAAGCTTGGTATAAACAGTAA